The Arachidicoccus terrestris genome includes the window TACGACCAGCTATGCCCAAGGCGGAGATCTGCCGCTGGGGCTGACGACCCAGTACATTGGCAGCGGTTTATTTGGCGCGAATTATACAGTGGACGGCCCAACAGTACTGCGCTATGCATTTATGCCGCATGGCGGGGACTGGAAAACCAGCGGCGTCAACCGGGCTTCAGCAGATTTTAATACACCGCTGAAACTGATAGCGACAGAAAATCGGGCACATGACCGCCCGGTAAAACGGCGCTCTGGCAGGAAAGCACAAAAGCGAGCCTCCTTTTTATCTGTTGATCCGTCGGCCGGTTGGGACGTTACGGCCTTTAAAATGGACGGCGAAGGCAGTTATATCCTCAGACTTTTTAACGCTGTGGGAGACGGCCAGCCCTACTGTCTGCGATTATCTGAGCGCCTGGTAAAGACCAAGAACATCACCCTGGAACTGATTGATCTCAATGGTCGGTCTCTTGGGACATTACCTGCTGATAAAAACGGCAGGGATTTTCAGCTCCGAATACCACCTCTGGGTTTGAGGACCATTAAAATTATCTGTAACTGATACTTCGGTTGCCAGGGCGGTAGGTCTGATTCAATTTAATACCGGTCAAATGGCTATATTTACCCAAAGATACGTAGCAATGAAAACAGACAGGATTCCACTCACCGATAAAAAATACTATCTCTTATTTGGGTTCCTCACCACTATTTTCCTGATGTGGGGACTAGCCCTTACGCTGATGGATGTACTCAACAAACATTTTCAGACAGCACTGCATATTTCTAAATCCAGATCAGCGCTGATTCAGCTGGCGACATTTGGCGCCTATACCCTGGTGGCCCTGCCGGCGGGTATTTATATGAAACGCTTTGGCTACAGAAAAGCTATTTTAGCAGGACTGTTTTTGTTTTCGATAGGCGCTTTTCTTTTCATTCCGGCAGCCAACCGGGGATCTTTCGAATACTTTTTGATGGCCCTTTTTATACTGGCCTCCGGAATGGCGGCACTGGAAACAGTGGCTCATCCATATGTAGCTGCGCTGGGTGATCAGCGAACCAGCGATCAACGTATTAATTTTGCGCAATCCTTCAACGGCCTGGGTGGTGTCATTGGCCCGGCGATTGGTAGCTTTTTTTTGCTGAAAGCGGAACAGCAGCATCTAAGCGATCTATCTACCGTCAAAACGCTATATGTGGCTATTGGTTGCGTTATCGCGCTGATGGGCCTTGTTTTTGTCTTTTCTCCCTTTTCCAGCACTTCCCTGCCGCAGGAAGCAGCCCATCCACAGACGGGTGAACGGTCGGGTGCGATGCAACTCGCTGCTCCTGCTTCCGTCAGGCATCTGATCCATGAAAAGCATTTCGTCTTCTCGGTAGTGGCCCAGTTTTTCAACGTAGCTGCCCAGGCAGGCACCTGGGCCTATTTTATCAATTATGGAGAGGAGGTGCTGCATCTAAGTGCCGAACATGCAGGCTATTTTTTCTCGCTCAGTATTTTTTTACTCGTGATCGGTCGCTTTACCGGTACCTTCCTGATGCGCTATATTAAACCCCACAAACTATTGGCTATTTTTGCCTTTTGTAATATTCTGATGTGCATGATCGTGGCGCAGAGCGCCGGGTGGGTGTCATTTGCAGCATTATTAATGATCAACTTTTTTTTCAGCATCATGTATCCTACGATCTTCAGCCTCGGGCTCAAGGATCTGGGCAGCTGCACACAACAGGCGTCCTCGTTTATTGTTATGGGTTTTTTAGGGGGAGCTATTTTCCCGCCTTTAATGGGACTTATCGCCAATCGGCACATGGCGGCTTCTTATTATTTACCCATTCTGTGTTACATAACCATTTTTGCTTTTGGCATCCGGTACCCGCGACTTAACAAGCATTATAGAACATTACATAAAGTGGATCATACCCCGAAAAACTAAAACCTTTACGACTTGAAAAAATTATCAATTGCCGATATTGCGCGAGAGCTGAATATTTCTAAAACGACCGTTTCCTTTATTTTAAATAAGCGGGCGGAAGAAAAAAGGATCAGTCCCCAGCTGGTTGAGCGAGTGGAAGCGTTCATAAAAGAGGTCGGATATAAACCCAACCCTATTGCCAAAAGCCTTAGAACTGGCAAGACCAATATCATCGGGCTGATGGTAGAAAATATTGCTGACCCCTTCTTTGCAGCTGTCGCCAGGCATGTAGAAAATAAGGCCTATCAGAACGGTTATAAAATCCTGTATTGCAGTACGGATAATAACACAGAGAAAACCAAAGAACTCCTGGACATGTTTCGGGAGCGTAATGTGGACGGCTGTATTATTGCGCCACCTGTAGGTGTGGAAGCAGAAATTACCTCGCTGCTGGATTCCGGCATGCCGGTGGTCTTTTTTGACCGTCATCTGGAAGGTATCCAGACTGACCAGGTAGAAGTCAATAATTACGAAAGTACTTTTGAGGCAACCCGACTGCTCATCGCAGAATCATATCGTGATATCGGATTTATTACTTTCTCCTCCACCCAGACCCAGATGCAAGGCCGGCTGGCCGGCTACCGGGCAGCCGTCGGCGCCGCCGGCCTGAAACAATATATACTGGAGATCAATTTTGATCAGGACGAGAGACGGATCATCCAGCCTATCGTCGATTTTCTACGTCAGCATAAAAAAATGGACGCCATTCTTTTCAGCGCCATCCAGGCGGGCACCAACGGGCTGAAAGCTTTCCAGCAATTAGGCATCCGTGTCCCCGATGACCTGGCGGTCATTGCCTTTGACGACTGCGATCTTTTTGAGTTATATAATCCTTCTATTACGGCCATCTACCAACCCATTGACAAGATCGCCGAAGCCACTATCGACCTGCTCTTAAAGCGTCTTAAAAAGAAAACCCCCGTAGGAGAATTCAAAAAAATTGTTATACCTACTGGTCTTACCCTTCGTAACTCTTCCGGGTTGGTATAGCGCTGTCTGCCAGCAGGTGTCTGTGCTATTTTTCCAGCCGTTCCGGCCAGTCATCCGATCTAAAAGGCTCCGCCGGCAGTCCGGCGCCGTTCTGCAAATTGGTCACCGGGTAATTAAAAAAAGCGTACCGGACGGCCACCGGACTGGCTACTTTCTCAGTATGCAGGATCACTGTATTTCCTTCAATAGAAGCCTCGGCGGGATAAAATACCCTGTCGCTTCCGGCCAGAAAGAAAAATTTGGGCGCTCTCCCATCTTTTGTATGTAATCCGCCCGAGAGCGTCCGGGGAACAAAATATACTACCACCCTGTTACTTCTATAGGCTGCATAAGCAAACGCCGGCCCCCTGTAAGGCACATGCAGCCAGCCATACGTTCGGTTCAGGGCTACTTCGGCCAGGCGGCGACCGACAGGGCGTTTATCTTTGGGATGCAGGTTTTGCGGATCGCCGACATCCATGGTCAGCACCATATTCGTATTATTAAGGCGGCGTATCTTGGCCTGCGCTTCCCTGAAAAAAGCGTCTCCTGCTAATGAAGGATTCATTTTCTCGTGGGCATAAGGCGCGATCTGCACATATTCAAAAGGAAGCGCGCCTTGCTGAAATCGGGCCCGCCAGCTTTGAATCATAGCAATAGTTGCCCGTGTATAACTTTCCCGATCCCTGTAATTGGTTTCTCCCTGGTACCAGCAGAACCCCTTAATAGAAAGCTTGATAAAGGGATGAATCAGGGCGTTATATAGCAGAAAAGGCCGGGTAACTTTTTCAAAAGAAAAAGCCGCATCGACGGGTTCCCTGGATTTTGGATCCTGTAAATAGGGCTGCAGGTAAGCATGGTTCAGTAAACTGTCTTTTTTAAGCACCTCCTCGGGCACAAATGCCTGGACGGCAGAGGCGCCGATACCGGAGAAAATAAGGCCGATCGGGATGTTCAGCTTCTTTTGCAGTTCTGCTCCGAAACTATAGCCGACTGCACTAAAGGTCCGGACGGTAGAAGGCGTGCAGACTGCCCAGTTGCCTTTTATAGAGTCTACCGGCTGTGCACTGAAGTTCAACGCGACATTCAGTAGCCGGATATGGGGATTATCAGCTTCCGCAATCACCCTGGTGGAATCCAGCATTTCCCGGACCGCAAACTGCATATTGGACTGACCGCTTAAAAACCAAAGGTCACCAATCAACAGGTCATTTAATACGACTTGCTGGCCCATGCCACTAATGCGAATGCTGTGTGTCCGGTAATCACCACGTTTCGCTTTCGGAACGCTGATAATGCCTTCAAAGCATTTATCCGAAGTCGCCCTGACCTGAAGCGGTGAGGCCATCCAGTCCGCTTTTATAGTAATCACGGTTCCCTGAGGAGCCTTTCCCCACACCTTAAAGGGCTTATTTTGCTGAATCACCATATGGCTCTGCAATACAGTAGAAACGCTGAGGCTGTCCTTTGGGAAGTCACCGGCAGATGCAACGAAACCAAAGTGCATAAAAACAGTAAAAAATACAATACGATAAACGCTTTTCAGGTATTTGTTCAACATTATTACTCGATTAAATTTAATAAGCCCCGCTGCATAGTATACTTTAATATATCTCTTTCAGACCTGGACCGGACTGAAAGGCCCCAACTGCGATTACTGCTGGGGAGCTGCTTCAAGATCCCAATATAAGAAACATAAAGCGGGCCGAGCCGCTACTAGAGGCCAGGAGTAGATCTGTTTTTTTATCCAGATAGCGATCTGGGACCATAAAATTCTGAAAATACCTAAAAATGCAAAGCATCCTGTGTGAAACCCGGTAATGTATTCGGTAATTTTGATCTTTAGGTTCTTTAACTTTCTTTAGTGCTGTGTCAAAACGGGAGTAGCCGAATTTTACACTAAGCATTTGAGGGTTAATTTATTAGAAAGCCGTTTGTGCTGGCTTTCATCTTTAACTTAAAAAATAATAGCGGTCAACGGTACATACATGTGTCTATCATACGGGTGAACAGTGAAGGCGGTGAAAGAATAAAGCCGGAATTAACGCCCGGCCTGTTTCTCAGAAAGCATAAGGTCATCCGAATCATTAAATTTTCAGACTTCATAAAATCTCTAGAATGAAAAAACCTGGACTATTCATCTCTTTTTTGCTGGCTATTGCAGCAAACAGCTTCGGCCAGCAAAAGCCCGCTCCCTTCAAAGCGGGTGACAGGGTGGTTTTTGCCGGCAACAGTATAACGGAAGCGGGATTCTACGAATCCTATATCTGGCTGTATTATATGACACATTTTCCCAACCGGCCCATTACGGTGATCAATGGTGGCGTTGGCGGTGATGTAGCAGAGCAGATCTACCGGCGGCTGGAAGGCGACCTCCTGCCTAAAAAGCCGACAAAGCTAGTCGTAAGTTTCGGTATGAATGACAGTAAGTATTTTGAATACAACGACACCAAAAACCCGGTAACGGAAGCCAAGCGGAAAGAGATCGTCCAAGCCTCTTATAAAAGCTATCTAAAGATCCAGGATACGTTATTAGCCCACCCGGAAATTCAGAAAATCATCATGTCCTCCTCTCCTTATGATGAAACTGTGAAGCAAGAAGGCAGCCTTTTTAAGGGGAAAGCCAAAACCATGGAAGAGATCGTAGCCTTTCAAAAAAAGGCTGCGAAGGATCAGCACTGGGCCTATGTCGATCTGTTCCATCCTATGACTGTCATTAACGAAAAAGAACAGGAAAAAGATTCCTCCTATACTTCGACCGGTCCGGATAGAATCCACCCAGGTAGCGCCGGACATCTGATTATGGCCTATATCTTTCTCAAAGACCAGGGATTGGCAGGCAATCCCGTTGCCCGGTTTACCATTAAAGCCTCCAAGACGAAGGCCATTGAAACAGAGAATTGCAGCATATCCGACATTCAGCATCAGGCAGGTAAATTCAGTTTCAGCTACCTGGCGAAGTCCCTGCCCTTTCCCATTGATACTGTTGCCCGCGTCTGGGGCAATAAGCAGGTGGAGACAGAAGCACTGCCAGTGATTCCTTTTATGAAAGAATTTAATAATGAAGAGATGAAAATAGACGGGCTGAAAGGCAAGTCTTATTTATTAAAAATTGACGGGCAGCCCATTACCATTTTGTCGTCCGAGCAATTAGAAGCGGGTGTAAACCTGGCAGCCTTACACAATACACCGCAGTACCAGCAGGCGCTTCAGATTATGGACCTCAATTCAAAAAGAAAAGAGATCGAAGCCAGATTCAGAAACTACTATTGGGTACAGTATGATTTTTTGTATGATAAAGGGTTACTCTTTGATACAACTCAGGTCGCAACCGATACGATTAATGCCAATTTATCCAAGAACGGATGGCTGAAAGCTAAGTATGAGGATTATGAAGCCGTCAGAACCAAGGCTCCCGATCTGAGACGCCAGATGAGCACATATGTTGACAAGATTTATTCAGTCAATAAACCCGTCCGCCGCCAATTTGAGTTAATTGAGCAATAACTGTTGTCGTTTCAGCAACAATGTTTGCATTATTACTAAAGCCCCATCTATGGCATATATGCTCATTGGCTGGGGCTTTATTTTGGTGGTATATTGCCTATTGAAGATCACCGGCTGTTATCGATCTCCCAGATCCAGTCTTATCGCGCCCTTTTCCGGTACAATTTCAAAATCAGCCGGTGCTGTATTTCGATCAATGCCGGCGACAAAATGACCCTGGATGGCTTTAACTTTGTAGTCATGGCCCAGAAACCTGCTTTTTATCCACCCGGGAGTTATTGCTGTAAAAGGTAACTCGTCTTTTTTAGCCGCTATTAATTTCATTTTCCACTGGGCAGCTGCCGGACCGTCCACCAGTTTTGCTTCCACACATCTTTCAGAGAGCCGTATCTCTAAGGTGCCGTTGTTGCCCTTTAGAGGCCAGCTAATCTGTAACGCCGTCTTGCTCTTTTTCGTAACCAAAGGCTGTTCCCCCTCCATCGGCTCAAATATACCATTTCTCTTCACTAGAAACACAAGCCCTGCACTACGCGCTTTCGTGCTCCAGAAATGCCCATCTATAAAGGGCAGCGTAAATAAGGTGCACTTACTGCCGGTAGCATTCCTGCTATAATAGGGAGAGGTCATTGTTTCATCAAAGAGATGAATATCCCTTATCCGGAGCCGGGCGCTGTCCCAAAGTAAATTGATCCGGTAGAATCTGCTATCCAGCCAAACTGTTTTCTGACCTTCTTCCGGAAGGTCCGTCAGGGCCGTCACAGAAGTCACTGGCGTCACATTGAACTGCTTTTTAAACCAGCGGGCTGTTTTGACCATGGTTTCTACCTGAAAGCTGCCGGTTTGCCGTAAAGCTGCGATTTTCCTAAACTGATATTGCAGGCCGTCTTTCATAGCTTTCCAGGTAAAAGAATTCTCCTGTCCGGCCTGTGCATAGCCAAAGGCCATTGCTTCTCCCTGAATAAGCGTCTTAAAGAACCAGTCTACCCAGGTAGTATCACCGCCGCCGAATTTATATACCGGTTCCAGCGTGATCACGCCCTGATGCGCTGTCCCGATACCGTCATCATACTGACGGATCGGGTCACTTCCCAGCATTCTAAATATGGGAACAGGAATCTGCCCCTTTTGTGTCTGTGCCGGCATATACGCATTTTGCAAACTGGGGTAATAGGCCTGATTCCAGTAGCCGCCCCATAAAGTGTAGCCGTCGGTGCCGATCTGATCTTTGCAGTTACAGGAGGCGATGATGCCATATTTTCTATACATGTAGTTAATGCTATACGCATCCAGGTACCAGCAGCCGACCGTTTTCGGATAATCGCCAAATACCCTTTTAAAGTCCCGCATATAAGTGTCAATCAACTTTTCCCTTTCTTTAGGTGTATAGCCTGTTGTAAAATCAACATCGGCTCTGGAATCCCAGCGTGCGTTTCCCCGCCATTTAAGGCCCGCCTTTTCTGCCAGCGGTTGTGGGACTTCCAGCCAGCCACCGATTTCAAAGCGGTCTTTAGGTAAAGCGCGCAAGAAATTTTGATACCGGCTGTCCAAAAGGGCGTCATACTGCAATAGAAACGTCCCTGGCAACTGATATTGATTCATTAGCTCCACCTGTTTTACGACCGTCTGATAGAGCACATCTTCAGTTATAGCCGGATCTCTGGGCTCTAGTAAGCGTATAAAATTAACGATATGGATAATTTTTGGACTGTTTGTATCTGCCTGCAGCAAACCTCCTCCTTGATCTACGGTCGTTACATAGCTTGCGTTCACTTGCCTTATGCCAGAAAATAGTAGCACGAACAGTACTGCATACTTGATTAATACCTTTGCCTGAAAGAATATTTTCATCACAATATTTTAAGATTGTAGAGACTATCTTACCGTAAGTTAAGCAACTCTTCAGGCAAAATGTTCGCGTTTAGTATTTGTTTGAAATTCAGCGCAGTCATAAAGACCTCTAATTAAATGAATGCCCTTTCATGTAGAAAAGAACCCTGATTGACCGAATTGTAGTTAATTTTTCGACCAGCTTGAAAAAGAGGCCTTATGTTAGCATCTCCTTTTTTCCTGTGAAATATAACTGTGATTGATCAGGTCAATAATAGCTGTCGGGAGGCTGCCCGGCAGTCATCTGAAAGAAGTCCAACAGAAAATACCTTCCGTCCTCAATATTTTATCATCTTTCGCTCGATGACAAAATCCTTTCAACGCTATTGCTATTTCACTTTTTAATTTGCTGTATGATTGCCTGTGCATATGCAAAGGGATTCATTTCAAAGCGGCCGTATCATATTTATTGATGTCGTGGCTTCGCAGTATGCTGCCATAATCAGAAGAATACAGGGGTTCAATATTCTCCTTCAAGTATACTGCTTTTCTAAAATGTCGAAGTTATGAGTAGTTGCAAGGTTCAATAGGCTTTTATACTTAGAAACAAAAATAGGCAATCAAGTTATATAGATTGCCTATTGATTGCCCTTGAAGGCTACCAGCCGGACATGTCATAAATTTTGCTCATAATTTTAGATATTTAAAAGTTAACGGATACTGTTTGCCAGTTTATGAAGGTCTCTTTTGCCATTTATCAGCCAGATCGGTAAACTCAACCCAAATTGTCGGGACACTTTGATACTTTCTTTTGTACATGATATAGAAGCTATAGTCGTTAAAATAGCCTATCATCAATGTTCTGAAAAGTTTTTTGACAAAAAGCTCATCTAGAATGCCCTGATTGACACCTACTGCCAGAGACTCAAAGTAATTCAAAATGGCAATTAAGGCAGCCCGGGCTTCATCACTTTCCTCTAATTGTTCATAAAAATCCTTTGCTTTATTCTCAAGGATTAAATGTTTTTTGGACTCAAAGAGCTGCTTCGTTGTCTTTAAATTCACTACCATAGCAGGGCGATGCCATTCGCATATGGTGTTGTAAGTTTCAGCACACTTTGCAAATCTTCTGTCATACAGGTCTTTGTCATGCTTATGCTCATAGTTCAAAATTGCATAGAAAATCCCGATGATCACAGAGCCGTAAGTTGCAATAACGGCGATGTTTCTTAGAAGTTCACTATCGGTAGAACAAATAACTGCCTCATAAACGCCGTAACCAATGGCAATCAGGAATAGGAGGATAAAAAGCATCCTATACTTGAACACAAATCCTGTTACATAATTAATCCACTTGTCTAGCCCTGCTATGGAATACTTGGGCTCTACTAAACTTTCCATTTATCGGATTTAAATTTTGAAAAATAATGTTTCTTAAGCAATCGCACTTACTTTTCAATAATGGGTAGGATCAATGAAAGGCAAAGGTAACTGCTTTTGTTTATCAAACAAAATGTTATCCCCAATAAATTCCATTTTTTTCACGATAACTAAAGAATTAACATTTTGGTGCCCGCTCAATACAATCGGGTCTTCTGTTATTTTTATGTAAATATCAGCAGTCATATTTCTGACTGACTCCCATTCCAATCATCTACTTACAACCATAGACAAGAGATCTCATCAGGCATATACATAGATAATTTTCTATTATTATTAAGACTGTACTTCTTGCATTTGCAGTATCTTAGAACTTAACTATGAAAGGAATTTTTAAAAGATTACACCTGAAACTTCTGTTTACCTTTTACAGAAGCCATCTTCTGGCTGACACGGTCATTACGCTATTATGTTTGTCGACACTCTATAAATGGGGTCTTGTTTCTTTTCAAGGCATATTTTGGCTGAAAATTATCAGCTATGGGGTTATTTATTATTTTATGGATGCACTTTACAAAAATCAATACTATTATTATCTGAACCTGGGTTTGAGCAAATCTGCCCTTTGGACTGTTACACTATCCATAGATTTTGCTGTTTTTATATTACTGATCATCCTTACCTGTTATATACGATGAGTATCCTGGAAATCGATAGTATCATCCTTGAGTTGGGTGCCCGACGGATCCTGTCAGACATTTATATCAAATGTGAAACCGGTAAGGTTACAACGCTGGTTGGAGCAAACGGCTCCGGAAAGTCCTGCCTTTTAAATATCATTATGGGTAAATTGACTCCTTTAAGTAAATCTGTAAGAATTGATAATAAGCCTTTGAAATCGGTTTATCCGGATATCAACTATTTGCCACAGGTACCCTTTGTCCCTGGAAGGTTGACTGTCAGCCGGGTTTTCTCAGATTATCAGGTAAGGTTGGAAGAATTTATCAACCATTTTCCATCATTTAAAACTAAAGTAAAACATAGATTTCGACAATTGTCCGGCGGTGAAAGACGGTTGATTGAGGTCTATCTTTTAGTTAAAACACCCGCGAAGTTTACATTACTTGACGAGCCCTTTACCCATATCGTGCCCGTGCACTTGGAAAAGATAAAACCAGTTATCCAGTCAGAAAAAACTAAAGGCTTTTTGATAACCGATCATCTTTATAAGGAGGTGATGGATATTGCCCAAAACAGATATTTGTTACAGCAGGGAAAAACCTGGCCTGTTAAAGACATGGCCGATCTGCAAAGGTTGGGTTATATTAATATCTCTTGAATTTCTTATGATAGTATCGTCATAAACGGACGGCCAACAGGCAACAAATCCCTGGGACTAGGACAAATCTTTTTTATGGTAAACAACCTGAATCACTCCAGAGTTAAAGGTTCGGCTTCCCACTAAATTCAATGATACCGTCCGGTCGACCTGTTCAAACAGCCGCTTACCACTTCCAAGTATAATCGGGTGCACCGACAGGCGGTATACATCGATAAGATCATGGGCCATAAAATAACCAATTAACCCTGCACCACCGTATAACCAGATATCTTTTTGCCCTGAAGAATCGCCCTCTGTCTTGATCCGTTGAATTTGATGCACGATATCGCTATGGATAAATGTCGCATCCGGATCTGAATGCCTTGTTCTTGAAAAAACATATTTTTTCTTTGAATGAATGGCTGCCCACAGCACCCTGTCAGTTTCGGTGGCGTCTTCACCTGGCTGGAAATTCCCCCATCCGTCATAACTGACCCTGCCATAAAAAATCGTATCTATGGAAGACAGAAACCCTGAAAAGTCCATTTCTTCATCCATTATACACCAATCTACTTCTCCGGCAGGGCCTTCAATAAACCCATCCAAAGTAACAGCTAAATCCAAGATTATTTTTCTCATCCCTGGTCAAATTTTCTGATGGGAAGTTAGTGAAAATTGACCGCGTATCCAATTTAGGCATTTTCCGCCTGTTCATCCCTTACTTTTAAGCGCAGCAGTAAGGTTGGCAACACAATTAGTAACAATGGCAGTGCCACCACAAAGCCGCCGATGACCGCTATAGCCAGCGGCTGATGCATTTGTGCGCCGGTGCCGATGCCCAGCGCCAGGGGCAACAGTGCAATAATGGCGCCTATGGCCGTCATAAGCTTCGGCCGGAGACGGGTGCTGATCGCATAAATAATTGAATGCGCTTTATCCATGGTTTTAAGTGACTCCTTGAACTGTGCGTAAGTAAATATGGCATTTTCCCCGATAATACCGACAATCATAATAGTCCCCGTATAGCTGGCGACATTTAACGGTGTCCCTGTCAGATATAGCAGCAGAAAACTGCCGCTGACCCCAAGCACCGCTATGAGTAAAATGACCAGGGCGACCCTAAAATCTTTATATAAGAACAATATCACTGTAAACACCAGCACACTGGAAAGGCAAAGGATCAGCACCAGCTCGCTAAAAGACCGCTGTTGCTCTTTATAGGCACCCCCGTAGTTGATAGCGTACCCTTTAGGCAAATGCACTGCTGTTTTGATTTTGCTTTGAATTTCCTGCATGGTACTGCCCAGATCCCTGCCTTCCAATCTGGCACTTACGATTCCCATATTCTGTAAATTATCTCGTTGTTCTTCTGCGACACCTGTGACAATCTTAAACCGGGCAAAATCAGAAAATAACCTTTTGCCGCCACCTGGTAAAAAAACAGGCTGGCTGCCAATATCACTTATGGAGGGTGGACGATTATGGAAGTACATCATTCGCATCGGTACCAGCTGCAAGGGATCCTGTACATAACTGACAAGAGTGCCGTTTAAATAGCTCTGTACCTGAAACTGGAAATCGGCCGGCGTTATGCCATATCTGGCCATTTCTGCAAAATCAGGCCTTATTACCAGAGAAGGACCTGCAATCGTTATGCCGTCAAAGACATCTGCCGTTCCCTGCACAGCGGACACGATAGCAGCTACTGATCTGGCCGTTTGGTGTAAAATAGGTTGATCACGGCCGAAGATCTGGATTTCAATAGGCTGCGCGGCAGTCATCAGATCCCCTAACATATCGCCGATTACCTGCCCAAAGTCTACCTGAAGCGGCAGTCCGGCTTTTTGAATGCCGTCACGCAGATGGCGGATTACATCTTCAGTAGTCGCCGTCCTGTTCTTCTTTAAGCCGATCAGGTAGTCACCCCTATTAGGTTCTGTAATAAAAAAACCCATCTGTGTGCCGGTTCTGCGATTGTATGTCGCTACATCACTATCGGCTGCAATAATCTGATCTACCTGATCGAGTATCCGGCTTGTTTCGTCTAGTGTTGTTCCGGGCGGAGAACTATAATCCAATACGATACTGCCTTCATCCATTTCCGGCAAAAATCCGGTAGGAAGTCTGGGGACAGTCCAGACGCTTATCAACACCAGTATCGCGACGAAAACGACACTGTAAACAGGCTTGTGTATAAAAAAGCTGACCCATTTTTTTTCTTTGACAGGGTGGCTTTCCAATGGGATGCTTTTCTTTGATCTTTTAGAGAGGATGAGATAAATTACCGGTAAAAAAATCCAGCTAGAGAAAAAAGAACAAATCAGGGTGATGATCATGGTGTCGGTCATCACTTTAAAATAGGCACCCGCGATACCTGACATTAATATAAAAGGAATGAATATGACAATCGTGCTCAAAGAAGATCCCAACATGGCTTTAAGCAGATAGTGAATGGCATTTTTTACTAGTGAAGCGGAGGGGCGACCTGCAAACTCC containing:
- a CDS encoding dihydrofolate reductase family protein, producing MRKIILDLAVTLDGFIEGPAGEVDWCIMDEEMDFSGFLSSIDTIFYGRVSYDGWGNFQPGEDATETDRVLWAAIHSKKKYVFSRTRHSDPDATFIHSDIVHQIQRIKTEGDSSGQKDIWLYGGAGLIGYFMAHDLIDVYRLSVHPIILGSGKRLFEQVDRTVSLNLVGSRTFNSGVIQVVYHKKDLS
- a CDS encoding efflux RND transporter permease subunit translates to MKRNFFALYKFPILLLAVTALIAGVYAYTRMQVALFPEITFPKIKVIVEAGDQPVDQMSMTVTRPMEAAIKKVPGLTDIRSTTSRGSLEIAAFFDWNEDLDLSKQRIESRINQIRGNLPPGASISVEKMNPSILQVMGYSLISNRLDPIALKQLAMFTIKPGLSQVPGVSDVPILGGQDKEYWIQLYPEKMRLLGITPQQVADGVSNTNFIRSSGYLSDHRTLYLNVTDARLTDIRQIGDIIIKNTAGRIILLRDVASITVHAARQYQKIKADGRESILIGIVKQPGTSVIDVASGVRRKVKELSSSLPKGVVLKPYYSQADFVLDAVHSVSDCLWIGLLLAVVVAVIFLKSVKPSLTLLLTIPITLGLTMIALKLTGQGLNIMTLGAIAASVGLIIDDAIVVVEQIQRTHEEFAGRPSASLVKNAIHYLLKAMLGSSLSTIVIFIPFILMSGIAGAYFKVMTDTMIITLICSFFSSWIFLPVIYLILSKRSKKSIPLESHPVKEKKWVSFFIHKPVYSVVFVAILVLISVWTVPRLPTGFLPEMDEGSIVLDYSSPPGTTLDETSRILDQVDQIIAADSDVATYNRRTGTQMGFFITEPNRGDYLIGLKKNRTATTEDVIRHLRDGIQKAGLPLQVDFGQVIGDMLGDLMTAAQPIEIQIFGRDQPILHQTARSVAAIVSAVQGTADVFDGITIAGPSLVIRPDFAEMARYGITPADFQFQVQSYLNGTLVSYVQDPLQLVPMRMMYFHNRPPSISDIGSQPVFLPGGGKRLFSDFARFKIVTGVAEEQRDNLQNMGIVSARLEGRDLGSTMQEIQSKIKTAVHLPKGYAINYGGAYKEQQRSFSELVLILCLSSVLVFTVILFLYKDFRVALVILLIAVLGVSGSFLLLYLTGTPLNVASYTGTIMIVGIIGENAIFTYAQFKESLKTMDKAHSIIYAISTRLRPKLMTAIGAIIALLPLALGIGTGAQMHQPLAIAVIGGFVVALPLLLIVLPTLLLRLKVRDEQAENA